The genomic segment TGTTGCAATTATCAAAAAACGTCTCAACTTGAATCTCAGCCTCTACACTATTCTACAGATTTTAAGTATAACCTTATTTGAGAAAGTTCCTGTTTTACAGCTACTTACAAATGATAATGATGAAACTCAAAACGGTGAATCTCCTAACCAATTGTTGTTGTTTGACTTATAATGGGACAGTAGTGAAATTGAATCAAAAAAAATGAGCAAAAGTTAAAACAAAGCAAGGAGGGAAAGTAAATGAATAATAATGTTAAAAATCTATTTTTGTTCGGATTAGTCTTAGTCCTATTGTCTGGCTGTACAATAGTTCATCCAATCCTAATAGAAAAACCATTTGTTTTCTCAGATGGTGAAACAAAACAAATCCCAATAAAGTCACATCCTCGCTTTGCTAAAGTATATGTCAAAAACACGTATATTGGAGATGCACCATTAAAGGTATATACAGATGATGCAAAAGAATTAATTAAACATATGAAGATGGAGAAAGATGGATATTATCCTATCTATGGAAATAAAAAAAAGACGTTTAGTCAACCATCTGGAATTGAAATTTCATGGGGTATAATCCATGGATGGTTCTTTGATAAGATTCCTCAGAAAAGAATAACAGCTTTGTTATCAAAGGCAGAATCCTTATATTTAGATAAAAAATATGAGGATGCAATAGCGCACTGCAAAAATGTTCTTATGATAGACCAAGACAACAAAGATGCTCAAAAATTAATGGCAAAATTGGTGGAAGAACAGAAGATGGCTCTTGAAAGACAAAGACAAAAAGAAATATCAGAATTATTGGCAAAAGCAAATGCTTTGTATTCAGATGAAAAATACAATGGTTCCATAACACAGTGTAAGAGAATTCTTGTATTAGACAAATCTAATAAAGATGCTCAGAAGTTAATAGTAAAGTTATTGGAAGAACAGCGTAAAGCAAAAGAATGGGCAGAGAAACAGGCAGAGATTGAACACAAGAAAAAAGAGAGGATCAGAAAGGAGAAGATAGAAAAATTGCTGGATGCAACAAAGAGAGAAGCTACTGTAAAAGAAGATTTATATGATTTTAGAAAAACTGTCTGGGGAATGAGCAGGAAGCAGGTTAAGGCAACAGAAGATAAGAAGCCTGTTTCTGAATTTGATATTGGGTTAGCTTATAAGGTTGAAATTGATGGAAAAGATTTCCTATGTGCCTATTATTTTTTAAAAGATAAACTTTGTACTGGTATATATGTTTTTGTTGGGGAGCATTTCAATGATAATCTTTATATTGATGATTATAAAGAGCTAAAAGAAATTTTAATTAAAAAGTATGGTAGCCCAAAAACGGATTTAGGAGAAGGCTGGTTGAATGATTTACTTAAAGATGATAGAAGCCAATGGGGAACGGCTGTTAGTATGGGGCATTTAGTATATGGGGCTACATGGGACACTCCAACAACGGAAATAAGTTTAATTTTAAGGGGTGATAATCTTAAAATTAGTTTGAAACTTGGATATGAGAGCAAAGAATTTAAAGAAGGCGTAAGCCAAATAAATGAAAAGAAAACTTTAAAAAACTTCTAAAAATTGCAACATAAATCCATTAAAAAAGATTGAAAGACATAAAAAGACAAAACAATGTCAATAATATACCCCGTTGTTCTCGTGCTGGTATTGAACGTAATTTTCTGGTTTTCAGGGATTAGTTAGTTTTGAAAAGCCAGATGAGGAAAGGCAATTTTTATGGCTCAATATATTGAGTGTCCAAACTGTGGAAATACTGGAGAAGCTCAAAGAGTAGGTTGGGATGCAGCTGGTTGTTTAATCGCAATAATACTACTGATATGTTTTATTATTCCTGGAATAATTTACATCATTTGGAGAGAGAATAAGGGAGCAAAATTATGTTGTGCTTATTGCGGCAATACTAATGTAATAAGGATTTCTAAAGCAAGAGTTGTTGGTAATGGCAGTTCTGATGAGTGGGAACTCGTAAGTGAAAATAGTAATTCTGATGAATGGGAACTCGTCAAAGAAGAAAAGAAATGTCCATTTTGTGCCGAAGAGATAAAGAAGGATGCTATTGTTTGTAGATATTGTAAAAAAGACCTCCCAAAAGAAAGCAAAGTTGAATCTGAAATAGAATTAAATTAAAAGATCACCAACTGTTTGATGAAACAATATAAGCAAGTAAAAACTAAAGTAAGTTTTTTTATCGAAAATCCAAAGGTAGAAGCACTAATTGCCTTTTTAATTGTCATATCAATTGTACTTTTGTCTATAGAGCTTTTTGGACTTGCAGGTAAAAACACAATCAAGTTTGCGATTGTTTGTGGGTATTATTTAAATTTTATATTTGTTATTG from the bacterium genome contains:
- a CDS encoding IS4 family transposase, whose translation is VAIIKKRLNLNLSLYTILQILSITLFEKVPVLQLLTNDNDETQNGESPNQLLLFDL